A single window of Zea mays cultivar B73 chromosome 10, Zm-B73-REFERENCE-NAM-5.0, whole genome shotgun sequence DNA harbors:
- the LOC103641356 gene encoding uncharacterized protein LOC103641356 → MGSWVRTITSPFRKMLNPQRDGKTKTPRHHHHHQSPSPSSSAMEQSGEMDRSQLYGEVMACTYEDVQVMWTMLDKARTCAAAAAS, encoded by the exons ATGGGTTCTTGGGTGCGCACCATCACGTCGCCCTTCAGGAAGATGCTCAACCCACAGCGCGACGGCAAGACGAAGACGccgcgccaccaccaccaccaccaatctcCTTCTCCTTCTTCGTCAG CCATGGAGCAGAGCGGCGAGATGGACAGGTCGCAGCTCTACGGCGAGGTGATGGCGTGCACGTACGAGGACGTGCAGGTCATGTGGACCATGCTCGACAAGGCCAGgacctgcgccgccgccgccgcctcgtgA